From one Leifsonia soli genomic stretch:
- a CDS encoding MFS transporter, translating into MTATSTTPARIAPKFPWTGLIALAAATFLSVTSEMIPTGLLPDMSASLGVSEAQIGLLVTVFAFTVVVSSAPLTALTRRWPRHGLLIGILLVLAVSNALTAIAPDYAFVVGSRVLGGVAHGMFWSIVGAYAGHLVPKEQIGRAVSITLGGGTLAFVLGVPLGTFAGHVFGWRLSFGLLAALMVVGAVVIWKFLPAVEREADGKRRRERDRTVPRPRDRTIPLVVMVCVIAAVTMVGHYAFYTFVVPFLTGPMGVPAGNVGALLFIYGIAGAGGLVLAGSVFGPRPQLGLILALVVTGIAVAALAVLAGQIVLALIAFILWGLAFGALPPLLQTRMLHTSSPAFRDTASALYTTSFNVGIGGGALVGSLIFDAGGLLVLPWAYVGLLVVSVALVLVVGRMSRTALARA; encoded by the coding sequence ATGACTGCCACTTCGACGACTCCGGCGCGCATCGCGCCGAAATTCCCGTGGACCGGGCTGATCGCCCTCGCCGCGGCCACCTTCCTCTCCGTCACCAGCGAGATGATCCCGACTGGTCTGCTGCCGGACATGAGCGCATCCCTGGGGGTGAGCGAGGCCCAGATCGGGCTGCTCGTGACGGTGTTCGCCTTCACGGTGGTGGTCAGCAGTGCCCCGCTCACGGCACTGACGCGGCGCTGGCCGCGCCACGGTCTGCTGATCGGCATCCTGCTCGTGCTCGCCGTGTCGAACGCGCTCACCGCGATCGCGCCGGACTACGCGTTCGTGGTCGGCTCGCGCGTGCTCGGGGGCGTCGCGCACGGGATGTTCTGGTCGATCGTCGGCGCGTACGCCGGTCACCTCGTCCCCAAGGAGCAGATCGGCCGGGCCGTCTCCATCACGCTCGGCGGGGGCACGCTGGCCTTCGTGCTCGGTGTGCCGCTCGGCACGTTCGCCGGGCATGTCTTCGGCTGGCGGCTGTCGTTCGGTCTGCTGGCCGCCCTGATGGTCGTCGGCGCGGTGGTGATCTGGAAGTTCCTGCCCGCGGTCGAGCGGGAGGCGGACGGCAAGCGGAGGCGCGAGCGCGACCGCACGGTTCCGCGTCCGCGCGACCGCACCATCCCGCTCGTCGTCATGGTGTGCGTGATCGCGGCCGTCACCATGGTCGGGCACTACGCGTTCTACACGTTCGTCGTGCCGTTCCTGACCGGGCCGATGGGCGTTCCCGCGGGCAACGTCGGGGCCCTGCTGTTCATCTACGGCATCGCCGGGGCGGGCGGCCTGGTGCTCGCCGGGTCGGTGTTCGGCCCGCGGCCGCAGCTGGGGCTCATCCTCGCGCTCGTCGTGACCGGGATCGCGGTCGCGGCGCTCGCCGTGCTGGCCGGGCAGATCGTGCTGGCCCTGATCGCGTTCATCCTCTGGGGGCTCGCCTTCGGCGCCCTCCCTCCTCTGCTGCAGACGCGGATGCTGCACACGTCGTCCCCGGCGTTCCGCGACACCGCGAGCGCGCTGTATACGACGTCCTTCAACGTCGGGATCGGCGGGGGCGCGCTCGTCGGGTCGCTGATCTTCGACGCGGGCGGCCTGCTGGTGCTGCCGTGGGCGTACGTCGGCCTGCTGGTGGTGTCCGTCGCCCTGGTGCTGGTCGTCGGCCGCATGTCCCGCACCGCCCTCGCCCGCGCCTGA
- a CDS encoding cysteine hydrolase family protein: MTGPTLVVVDMQQVFGAPASPWFTPRFAEAEAVIAGMVPAFDRVVFTRFVAPERPEGAWVPYYEQWPFALVPADDPIYDLVLSFRDSGHPVVTETTFGKWGPALREALDGSQDVVLAGVSTDCCVLSTALGAADAGVRIRVAADACAGLSDADHQRALDAMALYAPLIEISDSTAILGGLR; the protein is encoded by the coding sequence ATGACCGGCCCGACCCTCGTGGTCGTCGACATGCAGCAGGTGTTCGGCGCCCCGGCGAGCCCGTGGTTCACCCCGCGCTTCGCGGAGGCGGAGGCCGTCATCGCCGGGATGGTGCCCGCGTTCGACCGCGTCGTGTTCACGCGCTTCGTCGCGCCGGAGCGGCCGGAAGGCGCCTGGGTGCCGTACTACGAGCAGTGGCCGTTCGCGCTCGTCCCGGCCGACGATCCGATCTACGACCTGGTGCTCTCGTTCCGCGACTCCGGGCACCCGGTGGTGACCGAGACGACGTTCGGCAAGTGGGGTCCTGCGCTGCGGGAGGCGCTGGACGGGTCGCAGGATGTGGTGCTCGCCGGCGTCTCCACCGACTGCTGCGTGCTCAGCACGGCACTGGGAGCCGCGGACGCCGGCGTCCGCATCCGCGTCGCGGCCGACGCGTGCGCCGGTCTCAGCGACGCCGATCACCAGCGCGCCCTGGATGCGATGGCGCTGTACGCGCCGCTCATCGAGATCTCCGACAGCACTGCCATTCTCGGCGGCCTCCGGTAG